From bacterium:
ACGTCCTTTATCTCCTGGCGGTCGAAGAAGCCTGAGCCACCGCTGGTGATGTAGGGGATGCCCTGGCGCCGAAGCTCGTCTTCGAACTCGCGCGGGAGCATGCGAATCGAATGCGCCAGGATCGCGATGTCTGAGAAAGGGCGGCCGCCCACGTGCAGCCGCCGGATCGTCTCGGCCACGGTGCGGGCTTCGGTTCTCGAGTCCGGCGCCATCACCACGGTGACCGGCTGCGCCGCGGACCCGCGGGTCGCGACCAGGTCCGGCTCGGCGGCGAAGTCACGGTCGCGCCGGATGAAATCCGTGGCGCAGTCGAGGATGCCCTGGTACGAACGGCGGTTGTGGGTGAGGGGTAGAGGGCGGCCGGGGAACCGGCTGCGGATGTTCTCGATCTCGGCGTCGCGCCAGCCGTAGATGGATTGCTTCGCATCCCCGACGACGGCGACGTTGGCGAAGTGGTCGGCGGCCATCAGGCGGATGAAATCGAGCTGGATGCGGTTGGTGTCCTGGAACTCATCCACGAGCAGGTAACGGAACCGCTCGCGGCAGCGGCGCCGGAACTCTGGCACGCGCTCGAGCGCGTCGATCACCTCGAGGATCAGGTCGTCGAAGTCGCGCAGGCCGCCGGCACGCAACGCATCCTCGTAGGTGCGGTAGACCAGGTGGAGGACCTCGATAGCCTCGAGCTCGGCGCGCGCGGGGTCAGGGCCCGCGCGCCCGTTGGCGGCCTGGCTGCCGGCGGGGCGAGCCCCCCAGTGCCGGCCGTGCAGCGCCAGCGCGCGGGAGTGGAAGTGGTCGGGGTTGATGCCGCGGCCCTTGAGCTTGAGCAGGAAGCGAAGGCCCGACCGCAGCAGGTCGTCCAGGTCCTCCACGGCCAGAGCGCTGAACGAGTCCGGGTCCAGCGGAGCGGCAGCGCCGCTGCGCAACCTGGAGACCAGGTCCTGCTCGAACAATCGCTGTCCGGTTTCGTCCAGCACCTGCAGCTCACGCGGCGCGCCGACGAGGTAGGCGAACTCATCGAGCAGCCGCGCGCAGATGCCATGGAAGGTCCCGATCCACGCGCCGTCGAGAACCTCTGGAGCCGCCGCGCGCGAGTCCGGGCGGCGGTTCGCAAGCTCTTTGGTGATCCGCTGCCTGAGCTCGTCCGCCGCGCGGTCGTTGAAGGTGACCGTGAGGATGCGATCCGGCGGCACGCCCTGGTCGACGAGCCAGCAGAAGCGCTCGGTCGCGGTGAACGTCTTGCCAGTGCCCGGTCCGGCCGCGATGAGAAACGCGCCTTCGGGCCCCGCGTGCGCGGCTGCGGCCTGCTCCGGGCTCAACGAGGGACGGCCCGCCGCCCGCGAGGCGCTCATTCCGGCGGTGCCCCTCCGTAGGGGCAGACCGCGGCGTGAGGACAGCCGCCGAAACGCGTCACGCAGGTACCGGGCAGATCGCGCGGCGCGGGTTCGAAATGTCCCTGTTGGATACGAGCGATCGCCTGGACGACGACCGACCGGCTGCGTTCGAGGTCTTCGGTGGTGAGCGGTCTCTCGCGGTACTCCTTGAGGCCCGCCGGGCGGCCGACGCTGAAGATGTCCTGGCGCATGCCGCCCCAGACCCAGTCCTTCGGGTACCAGAGCGAAAGGAACCGCGGCTGGAATCCGAGCGGTTTGCCTTCGTCATCGAACCCGTGGCGGCAGGCGATGTAGTAGAGCGCCAGCTGCACGTCGTAGAGCTCGGGGCCGAAGTACGCCTCGTACGCGTACCTCATCGGCTTGCCGGAGCCGGTCTTGTAGTCGACCACCTCGACCTCGCCGTCGCCGACGTCGTTGACCCGGTCGATCTTGCCCACGATCTCGACGCCGTCGAGCTCGAGGTGAAACCGGCGCTCGATCGCGAGCGTGCCGAGCCTGCGGATGACCTGCCTGCCGGTGACGAACCTGATGTAGTTGCCGAGCAGCGATCGCACCTGCCGCTCTTCGCGCCTGCGGTCGAGGACGCCTTCCATGCGAGAGAGGTAGCCGTCGAGATGTCCCTGCAGCGCGGTCTCGAGCCACGCCTTCTGCTGCTCGGACTCGAGCGGCCGCCACTCCGGCTCGTGGGCGTGGAAATCCTCGAGCACCTCGTGCAGGAAGCCGCCCCGTTCCATCGCCACCGAGCGCGGCTCGTCGATGAGCCCGGGATGGTGGTTGTACCAGTAGAGCCGCGGGCACTTCAGGTAGTCGTTGAGCGTCGTCGGGCTGAAATGGTCGATGTGGACGGACGCCGGATTGCGGTCTGCTCCGTAGGGCTCGAACGGCTCGCCCGACTCGGGATCCGCCAGGAAGGCCACCTCGAGGCCGAGCCGTGCCGCGCGTGCTACGGCGCCGTCGCTGAGCGTGCCCGGCTGGGAGGCGATCAGCACCTCCGCCTCGCGCGCCAGCAGCACGTCGGCCGGCTGCAAACGTGCGGACGCGCGCGTGAGCTGGCGCGATTCGGCTGCCGGCGACGCCATGCCCAGAAAGACGGACGGGCCCGCCTGGCGGAGGTACGCGTCGGCGAAGGTCATGTACAGGCGGCGCTTGGCCCGCGTCATGGCGACGAAGGCCAGTCGCGCCTCCTCCGCCAGGTGGCCGTCGGGATCGGACGGCCACGAGGGCATGAAGCCCACCTTGAATCGCTCGAGCCACGCCCGGTCCTCGGTCTCCAGCAGCGGATGCGGCCGCGCATCGAGGGGAAACAGCCCGTGCGCGAAACCGGCGCAGAAAACGACCTCGAACTCGAGGCCCTTCGCCTGGTGGACGGTCATCACCTGGACCGCATCGCGGCGGCCCGGGGCCGCCTCGCTGTCGTCGGCCGCGCCCGCCAGCAGCGCTTCGAGAGAACCGGTGATGTCGGCCAGCTTCGGCCGCGAGCCGTGCAGCCGCTCGTGCACCACCTCGATCGCCTCCAGGCCTTCGATCGCGGCCCGCAGGTCGGCGATCGCCTCTTCGCGCTGCTCC
This genomic window contains:
- a CDS encoding ATP-dependent helicase, translated to MPLDIHAIDGPLRVLAGPGTGKTHTLVDLYEQAVRGGTAGRGEILVLTFSTGAAAEIARRIDQRLEDDYGEAWISTFHSFCARLLREHSPDRERLLLNGFQEWMVMRRVLAELDPAVLGSLEGVRRSDAFARDVLTFVALMKQNLVLPSPLLLAAEASATERLRVLAAAYQAHQDRMRRAGMLDFRDLIIRAIELLQSNLELRQRMRDRFRLVLVDEFQDVDPAQFELLQLIAPPQAHPRLVVVGDPDQSIYGFRGTVPRLLSHDFTAVYGGATERLEECRRCSQEALDAGEHLLAATQPGRPLRALRTTVESRPPTVVVTRESDPVDEAFFCAREIKRLLAESPGLRPRDFAILLRSTTTLGGPFEEALRALGLPYEVRGSGATARNEVVRFLVGYLESLRRPDDPDAFEGAMASSLGGVGARTLSRLRAHAHERGRPLPRVMRRLMYVLAGRDPQRYPLPWGGEAPAEESPAPDYMEFLTAEELGSLHAAMVARHRLVGRASTSSLAALAYSVLIEDGAMRRLLDLELPAEQREEAIADLRAAIEGLEAIEVVHERLHGSRPKLADITGSLEALLAGAADDSEAAPGRRDAVQVMTVHQAKGLEFEVVFCAGFAHGLFPLDARPHPLLETEDRAWLERFKVGFMPSWPSDPDGHLAEEARLAFVAMTRAKRRLYMTFADAYLRQAGPSVFLGMASPAAESRQLTRASARLQPADVLLAREAEVLIASQPGTLSDGAVARAARLGLEVAFLADPESGEPFEPYGADRNPASVHIDHFSPTTLNDYLKCPRLYWYNHHPGLIDEPRSVAMERGGFLHEVLEDFHAHEPEWRPLESEQQKAWLETALQGHLDGYLSRMEGVLDRRREERQVRSLLGNYIRFVTGRQVIRRLGTLAIERRFHLELDGVEIVGKIDRVNDVGDGEVEVVDYKTGSGKPMRYAYEAYFGPELYDVQLALYYIACRHGFDDEGKPLGFQPRFLSLWYPKDWVWGGMRQDIFSVGRPAGLKEYRERPLTTEDLERSRSVVVQAIARIQQGHFEPAPRDLPGTCVTRFGGCPHAAVCPYGGAPPE